The following proteins are co-located in the Pseudomonadota bacterium genome:
- the trpC gene encoding indole-3-glycerol phosphate synthase TrpC, which yields MILDSIVKVKRLEVKDLLNARVPGRDIGKVDPPRGFKQALLAGKGISLIAEAKKASPSKGVICADFDPAEIARQYKLAGAQAMSVLTDENFFQGSLDYIPLVRSVVDLPVLRKDFIIHESQIVQARQYGADAILLIAAILDQYQMRDYLEFARELSLDVLVEVHDEHEAEMALAAGSDFIGINNRNLREFTVDLNTTFQVMREIPATIPVVSESGIRSNEDVRKLAEAGVAAVLVGETLMKSADKAAAVRELMGW from the coding sequence ATGATTCTCGATTCGATAGTTAAAGTTAAGCGGTTGGAAGTGAAAGATCTGCTGAATGCGCGAGTTCCAGGTAGGGACATCGGCAAAGTTGATCCGCCCCGGGGATTCAAGCAGGCCCTGCTGGCAGGTAAAGGCATATCGCTTATAGCAGAGGCTAAAAAGGCTTCGCCGTCAAAAGGGGTTATCTGCGCTGATTTTGATCCGGCAGAGATCGCCCGCCAGTATAAGCTTGCCGGAGCACAGGCAATGTCGGTGCTCACCGATGAAAATTTTTTTCAGGGTTCCCTGGATTATATTCCGCTGGTCCGGTCCGTCGTGGATCTGCCGGTGTTGCGTAAGGACTTTATTATTCATGAGTCGCAGATCGTGCAGGCGCGGCAATACGGCGCTGACGCTATTCTGCTCATTGCCGCAATTCTTGATCAATACCAGATGAGGGATTATCTGGAGTTTGCCCGGGAATTATCCCTTGATGTTCTGGTCGAGGTACACGACGAACATGAAGCGGAGATGGCCCTTGCCGCCGGCAGTGATTTTATCGGGATCAATAACCGGAATTTAAGGGAATTTACCGTTGATCTCAACACGACGTTTCAAGTGATGCGGGAAATCCCTGCCACTATTCCGGTGGTAAGCGAGTCCGGGATCAGGAGTAATGAAGACGTCAGGAAACTTGCTGAAGCAGGAGTTGCCGCGGTTCTGGTTGGTGAAACCCTCATGAAGTCGGCAGACAAGGCGGCCGCGGTAAGAGAATTGATGGGCTGGTGA
- the trpD gene encoding anthranilate phosphoribosyltransferase yields the protein MIKEAIGKVITGIDLTQPEMVDVMNEIMSGAATEAQIGSFITALRMKGETIDEITGAAIVMRRKAEKIDAMPPSGILVDTCGTGGDGTGTFNVSTAAAFVVAGAGVSVAKHGNRSVSSHCGSADVLEALGVDLSLTPDKISQCIREVGIGFMFAPLMHGAMKYAIGPRREIGVRTIFNILGPLTNPAGANVQVMGVFDPGLTEKLATVLGKLGSKRALVVCGAGNMDEITVTGETTIADWDGEKVSTYQVKPEDFGLSRAKIEDIKGGENAQAAASQLKEILGGKQGACLDMVLVNAGAALMAAGKSEDLKDGVELARDIVRSGKAMAALDAMVAFCRK from the coding sequence GTGATTAAGGAAGCAATCGGCAAGGTCATTACCGGCATTGATCTGACCCAGCCAGAGATGGTTGACGTCATGAATGAAATAATGAGTGGGGCTGCCACCGAGGCACAGATAGGTTCTTTTATTACCGCGCTTCGCATGAAGGGCGAAACCATTGATGAAATTACCGGGGCGGCCATTGTCATGCGCCGGAAGGCGGAAAAGATTGACGCAATGCCCCCAAGCGGTATCCTCGTTGATACCTGCGGTACCGGGGGGGACGGCACCGGAACATTCAACGTCTCCACCGCCGCGGCGTTTGTGGTTGCCGGCGCCGGGGTATCCGTTGCCAAGCACGGCAACAGGTCGGTATCAAGTCATTGCGGCAGTGCCGATGTTCTCGAGGCCCTGGGCGTTGATCTCAGTCTCACCCCGGATAAAATCTCACAATGTATCCGGGAAGTAGGGATCGGATTTATGTTTGCACCGCTGATGCACGGAGCCATGAAATACGCAATCGGACCACGGCGTGAAATCGGCGTGCGGACCATTTTCAATATACTTGGTCCCCTGACCAACCCTGCAGGAGCAAATGTTCAGGTCATGGGAGTCTTTGATCCGGGTCTGACGGAAAAACTGGCAACGGTTCTCGGAAAACTTGGGTCAAAAAGGGCCCTGGTGGTCTGCGGCGCTGGCAATATGGATGAAATCACTGTCACCGGAGAAACGACAATAGCGGATTGGGACGGCGAGAAGGTGTCGACCTATCAGGTAAAACCTGAAGATTTCGGGCTGTCCCGGGCGAAAATTGAAGACATTAAGGGTGGAGAAAATGCCCAGGCCGCAGCATCGCAGCTCAAGGAGATTCTCGGCGGCAAACAGGGCGCCTGCCTTGATATGGTCCTGGTAAATGCCGGCGCCGCATTGATGGCCGCCGGAAAGAGCGAAGACCTGAAAGACGGAGTGGAATTAGCCCGTGATATCGTCCGTTCAGGAAAAGCAATGGCTGCACTGGATGCAATGGTTGCTTTCTGCAGAAAATAA
- a CDS encoding aminodeoxychorismate/anthranilate synthase component II → MIVLIDNYDSFTYNIVQRLGGLGAELTVFRNDQVDLATIENLAPERLIISPGPCTPEKAGISIEAISYFSGKIPILGICLGHQAMGEAFGGKTVRAGRLMHGKTSMISHDGKGVFSGLPDPFEAMRYHSLVVEEQGMPDCLEISARSDQGELMGLRHKEFPVEGVQFHPESIMTPDGVRLLKNFIDPGYTALWK, encoded by the coding sequence ATGATTGTCCTCATAGATAATTACGATTCATTTACCTATAATATTGTGCAGCGTCTCGGCGGTCTCGGGGCGGAACTCACGGTTTTCCGCAATGATCAGGTTGATCTGGCGACCATTGAGAACCTTGCACCGGAGCGGCTGATTATTTCGCCGGGGCCCTGCACACCAGAAAAGGCCGGGATTTCTATTGAGGCCATCAGTTATTTCAGTGGAAAAATACCGATTCTGGGGATTTGTCTCGGACATCAGGCAATGGGTGAGGCATTCGGAGGTAAAACGGTGCGTGCCGGACGTCTGATGCATGGCAAAACCAGCATGATTTCTCATGACGGAAAAGGGGTGTTTTCCGGGTTGCCCGATCCCTTTGAAGCTATGCGTTATCATTCGCTGGTGGTTGAAGAACAGGGAATGCCTGACTGTCTTGAGATCTCTGCCAGGTCGGACCAGGGTGAACTTATGGGACTCCGTCACAAGGAATTTCCGGTGGAGGGCGTGCAGTTCCACCCTGAATCGATAATGACTCCGGATGGTGTACGGTTATTGAAGAATTTCATTGACCCGGGGTATACCGCATTATGGAAATGA